One genomic region from Thalassotalea sp. PS06 encodes:
- a CDS encoding GAF domain-containing protein, whose product MRLFDILSVLYEPINELDNHDHLLSYIQPELNPDGSCPIYKVEGDRYDLRQYAEDATQLKNLVDLLARLNRLVRWIHLQTDVAWFGIYLRHGDKLVKYVYNGEMSKAEFPISEEYLQKSINTRVIMEKQHYYIPDVENHDGPYYRCDAKVKSELCCPIFAANGQVIGIFDSEDHRKRFFDDKIEFIGQKVKKAIEIFLEDHPYITQSSNFKAQIG is encoded by the coding sequence ATGCGCTTGTTTGATATTTTATCTGTTCTTTATGAACCTATTAATGAATTAGATAATCACGACCATTTATTAAGTTACATTCAGCCTGAGTTGAATCCTGATGGCAGTTGTCCAATTTATAAAGTGGAAGGAGATCGTTATGACCTGCGTCAATACGCAGAAGATGCAACACAGCTAAAGAATCTGGTCGATTTGTTGGCGCGTTTAAATCGTCTGGTTCGCTGGATTCACCTGCAAACCGACGTTGCCTGGTTTGGTATTTATCTGCGTCATGGCGATAAGCTGGTCAAATACGTGTATAACGGCGAGATGTCAAAAGCCGAATTTCCGATTTCTGAAGAGTATCTGCAAAAATCGATTAACACCCGGGTGATCATGGAAAAACAGCATTACTACATCCCCGATGTTGAGAACCATGATGGCCCTTATTATCGCTGCGATGCCAAGGTGAAATCCGAACTTTGTTGCCCAATTTTCGCTGCCAATGGTCAGGTGATTGGTATTTTTGATAGTGAAGATCATCGTAAACGTTTCTTCGATGACAAAATTGAATTTATCGGCCAAAAGGTGAAAAAAGCCATCGAAATTTTCTTAGAAGACCATCCGTATATTACTCAGTCGAGTAACTTTAAAGCGCAAATCGGTTAA
- a CDS encoding glycogen synthase: MSSNKQKQQSKPSSILHIASENDALIAGKVGGIGDVIRDVPKFSVEQGLQADVITPGYGIHTQHQKSTLIRQINVSFRGQIELVELHRIELTQDPSATSIPGVTHWVLEHPQFYSHGRGKIYVDDGADRPFASDANKFALFCAAVCELLSGFWQRQFDVIHLHDWHCGLIPTLAAFVDKFEPVKQLRSVYSIHNLALQGIRPLDGDDSSLKAWFPNLIIDETKVCDPRYPNCFNPTRAAINYCDAIHVVSPTYAKEVILPSNPQQGFIGGEGLHLDLQRAEQQGRLHGILNGCDYDYAPMLNARPETAIPASHFDQVVYEKIAAVVDRWQASHHFVHSAHLVALQRLASWQEQEFTGPLVTSIGRLTSQKVALLLHPIDMENVLDILLQNLASRHGRMIILGSGDPELEDQVTQAMHRNNNLLFINGYDHVLPKYLFEGGDLFLMPSSFEPCGISQMLALRSGQPCLVHDIGGLHDTVINNKSGYTFHGKDVDKQCQALIACFAEALKVFSEQPKDWKEMRAFSSKQRFLWQDSIKAYLERLYRG, from the coding sequence ATGAGCAGCAATAAACAAAAACAACAATCAAAGCCAAGTAGCATATTACACATTGCTTCAGAAAACGATGCGTTAATCGCTGGTAAGGTCGGTGGTATTGGTGACGTTATTCGTGATGTCCCGAAATTCAGCGTCGAACAAGGACTGCAAGCCGATGTCATTACCCCGGGTTACGGCATCCATACGCAACATCAAAAATCAACGCTGATCCGTCAGATCAATGTCAGCTTTCGTGGTCAGATCGAATTGGTTGAATTGCACCGCATTGAATTAACTCAAGACCCAAGCGCAACATCAATTCCCGGTGTCACCCATTGGGTTCTCGAACACCCACAGTTTTATAGCCATGGCCGCGGCAAAATTTATGTTGACGATGGCGCCGATCGTCCGTTTGCCAGTGATGCTAATAAGTTCGCGTTATTTTGTGCTGCGGTTTGTGAACTATTAAGCGGCTTTTGGCAACGCCAGTTTGATGTCATTCATTTGCACGATTGGCATTGCGGTCTGATCCCGACCTTAGCCGCTTTTGTTGATAAGTTTGAACCGGTAAAACAGCTTCGCTCGGTCTACTCTATCCATAATCTCGCCCTGCAGGGAATTCGCCCTCTCGATGGCGATGATTCCAGCTTAAAAGCCTGGTTTCCAAACTTAATCATCGACGAAACTAAGGTCTGCGATCCCAGATACCCAAATTGTTTTAACCCTACCCGAGCCGCCATCAATTATTGCGACGCCATTCATGTGGTGTCACCAACCTATGCCAAAGAAGTGATTCTGCCATCGAATCCACAACAAGGGTTTATTGGCGGAGAAGGATTGCATCTGGATTTGCAACGGGCAGAACAACAGGGGCGTTTACATGGCATCTTAAATGGTTGCGACTATGATTATGCGCCAATGTTAAATGCCAGACCGGAAACCGCAATTCCGGCATCGCATTTTGACCAGGTTGTATATGAGAAAATCGCAGCGGTAGTTGATCGCTGGCAAGCCAGCCATCATTTCGTGCATTCGGCACATTTAGTTGCCCTCCAGCGCCTTGCCAGTTGGCAAGAACAGGAATTTACTGGCCCTCTGGTTACCAGTATTGGCCGATTGACTAGCCAGAAGGTTGCGTTATTGCTGCACCCAATAGATATGGAAAATGTGCTGGATATTTTGTTACAGAATTTGGCAAGTAGACATGGCCGCATGATCATTCTTGGTTCCGGCGATCCCGAGCTTGAAGATCAGGTGACGCAAGCAATGCACCGCAATAATAACCTGCTGTTCATCAATGGATATGATCACGTGCTGCCCAAGTATTTATTTGAAGGTGGCGATTTATTCTTGATGCCAAGTTCATTTGAACCTTGCGGTATCAGCCAGATGTTGGCACTTCGCTCCGGTCAACCATGCCTGGTGCATGATATCGGTGGCTTGCACGATACCGTCATCAACAATAAGTCGGGTTACACCTTCCATGGCAAAGATGTGGACAAACAATGTCAGGCATTAATCGCCTGTTTTGCTGAGGCATTGAAAGTATTTAGTGAGCAACCAAAAGACTGGAAGGAAATGCGCGCCTTTTCAAGCAAGCAACGTTTTTTATGGCAGGATAGTATCAAGGCGTATTTGGAGAGGTTGTATAGAGGCTAA